The Synergistaceae bacterium genome includes the window TTATAGGCGTGAATTGCTTTCAAGGGCTTTAACATGTAAGAAGGCCTGCGAGATCTTAAAGAGTCAGGGCTACCCGGTGAATAATTTAGACTCGTGCTTAAAATGTTTATGCGAAAAATTTTGCTCAAGATTCCCGCATGAAATCGGCCTGTTTCTCGATTACCCGCCCGATGATGTTAAATGCTTTATGGAGAATAAACGCGCAAAAAATTTATTAAATCATACTTACTGGAAAGTTTACAGCAATAGTAATATCAAGAAGGCACGCCGGACTTACCGCAAATATAAGCGAGCAGAGTACGACGCAGCCCGAATGATTTTATCTTTATAGGAGGTTATATTATCATGGCAAAAGTTTTAATTGTCTACGTATCAACAACAGGGAACACCGAGAAAATGGCCGATGCTATTTATGAAGGTGCTAAGGCAGCAGGTGCAGACGTAACTTGCAAGACAGTCGGGGACGCTTCAGTAAGTGAACTCGCAAATTATGATGTAATAGCGTTCGGATCTCCCGCAATGGGCGCAGAAGTAATCGAGGAAGCAGAAATGGAACCGTTTTTCACGGAGGCAGCAAGCGCAATTAAGGGCAAAAAAGTTGCTGTATTCGGCTCATATGACTGGGGCGACGGCGAATGGCTCAGGACATGGGAAGACAGATGCAAAGAGGCAGGCGCAAATGTTATCGCAA containing:
- a CDS encoding DUF3793 family protein, with protein sequence MTNKSVNLIQIFMEHTKNSDTENFIRNILFCFGAPTIKGLKAACLINFRRNQDENMRSIWKLNASKWLDSLGVEWLLLNEHEKFNNNALVMIYRRELLSRALTCKKACEILKSQGYPVNNLDSCLKCLCEKFCSRFPHEIGLFLDYPPDDVKCFMENKRAKNLLNHTYWKVYSNSNIKKARRTYRKYKRAEYDAARMILSL
- a CDS encoding flavodoxin, which encodes MAKVLIVYVSTTGNTEKMADAIYEGAKAAGADVTCKTVGDASVSELANYDVIAFGSPAMGAEVIEEAEMEPFFTEAASAIKGKKVAVFGSYDWGDGEWLRTWEDRCKEAGANVIASVKAHLEPDDDAIKECKDFGAKLA